A single window of Candidatus Woesearchaeota archaeon DNA harbors:
- the gatE gene encoding Glu-tRNA(Gln) amidotransferase subunit GatE — MELDYEKLGFKAGLECHQQLEGKKLFCNCLTLNSGKEADIKVERKLRAVAGELGIIDEAAKYEMAKGKKFLYESSSEDTCLVEYDDEPPHQINKDALYIALQVALLLNAKVVDEIQVMRKTVIDGSNTSGFQRTALIARNGFIETSKGNVSIPTICLEEEAAQKIKESKDFTEYRLDRLGIPLIEIATGAELKDPEHVKETAEKLGMLLRSTGGCKRGIGTIRQDINSSIKGHPRVEIKGFQELKSIPKIIEYEVKRQLEEIKKGKKLNEEVRKAEPNLTTSFLRPMPGAERMYPETDVIPIKCGIKNIKLPELIQDKIKNLEGKYKISRDLATQLVKEEIDFEKYAGKFKNIEPGLIASSLILTPKDIKARYNKEVTEEQIAAVLSLFNDKKIPKSAVNEILLELAGKKELKEIIKKYEAADNKEIEEEIKKIIKEKPGLSAGAYMGIVMAKYRGKADGNSIMDILKKFIK; from the coding sequence GTGGAATTGGATTATGAAAAATTAGGCTTTAAAGCAGGTCTTGAGTGTCATCAGCAGCTTGAAGGCAAAAAGCTGTTCTGCAACTGCCTGACACTGAACTCCGGCAAAGAAGCAGATATAAAAGTAGAAAGAAAGCTCAGGGCAGTTGCTGGCGAGCTGGGCATAATAGATGAAGCTGCAAAGTATGAGATGGCAAAAGGCAAAAAATTTCTTTATGAAAGCAGCTCCGAAGATACCTGCCTAGTAGAATACGATGATGAACCTCCGCATCAAATAAACAAAGATGCACTATATATAGCTTTGCAGGTTGCACTGCTTTTGAATGCAAAGGTTGTTGATGAAATTCAGGTTATGAGAAAAACAGTTATTGACGGCAGCAACACATCTGGATTTCAGAGAACAGCGCTGATTGCGAGAAACGGATTTATTGAAACTTCAAAAGGCAATGTCAGCATTCCGACAATCTGCCTGGAAGAAGAGGCTGCCCAGAAAATAAAAGAAAGCAAAGATTTCACAGAATACAGGCTTGACAGATTAGGGATTCCATTGATAGAGATTGCAACCGGAGCTGAACTGAAAGACCCGGAGCATGTTAAGGAAACCGCTGAAAAGCTCGGAATGCTTTTAAGAAGCACAGGAGGCTGCAAAAGAGGAATCGGAACAATAAGGCAGGACATTAACTCGTCAATAAAAGGGCATCCAAGGGTGGAGATAAAGGGATTTCAGGAACTGAAGTCAATTCCGAAGATAATAGAATACGAAGTTAAAAGGCAGTTGGAAGAGATTAAAAAAGGAAAAAAGCTGAATGAAGAAGTGAGAAAGGCTGAGCCAAACTTAACAACGTCCTTTCTAAGGCCAATGCCGGGAGCAGAAAGAATGTACCCCGAAACTGACGTAATTCCTATAAAATGCGGCATTAAAAATATAAAGCTGCCTGAGCTGATACAGGACAAAATAAAAAATTTAGAGGGCAAATACAAGATAAGCAGGGATTTGGCAACTCAGCTTGTGAAGGAAGAGATTGATTTTGAAAAATATGCTGGAAAATTCAAGAACATTGAGCCAGGGCTTATTGCTTCTTCTTTAATCTTAACGCCAAAAGACATAAAGGCGCGCTACAATAAGGAAGTGACCGAGGAGCAGATTGCAGCAGTTTTAAGTTTATTTAATGATAAAAAAATACCGAAGTCCGCTGTAAATGAAATTTTGCTTGAGCTTGCTGGCAAAAAGGAGTTAAAGGAAATAATCAAGAAGTATGAAGCTGCTGATAACAAAGAGATTGAAGAAGAAATCAAAAAAATAATAAAAGAAAAGCCCGGACTGAGCGCAGGCGCGTATATGGGCATTGTGATGGCTAAGTATAGGGGAAAGGCCGATGGAAACAGCATTATGGATATTTTGAAAAAATTTATCAAGTAG
- a CDS encoding phosphotyrosine protein phosphatase, which yields MEALIIVKFKLCACHYLIMNVLFVCNQNQNRSKTAEKIFKDRFETKSAGLYNTRPLTEKQLSWADVVIVMEDSQRSEISQRFPKQYMQKRILSLNIPDIYHYNQPELIENLKSKFNELIKGASF from the coding sequence TTGGAGGCGTTAATAATAGTAAAGTTTAAATTATGTGCTTGCCATTATCTTATTATGAACGTATTGTTTGTATGCAATCAAAACCAAAACCGGAGCAAGACAGCTGAAAAGATATTTAAAGACAGATTTGAAACTAAATCTGCTGGCCTCTATAATACCCGGCCTCTTACTGAAAAACAGCTTTCGTGGGCTGATGTGGTTATAGTTATGGAAGACTCCCAAAGGAGTGAAATATCTCAGCGTTTTCCTAAACAATATATGCAAAAGCGCATTCTTTCTTTGAACATTCCTGACATTTACCATTACAACCAACCTGAGTTAATTGAAAATTTAAAATCCAAGTTTAATGAATTAATAAAAGGTGCATCATTTTAG